One segment of Myxocyprinus asiaticus isolate MX2 ecotype Aquarium Trade chromosome 41, UBuf_Myxa_2, whole genome shotgun sequence DNA contains the following:
- the LOC127432147 gene encoding uncharacterized protein LOC127432147 isoform X1: MEMRVSLVILSVLLAFIREDEGQKTRVSHFPNFPEVYVGDDLSLKCNGKGESIKWYINDKLHSHKDSSMLLTALTPENNGKYSCERSGQNDSYFLTVLELEPYAQLSLSTGGAVIAKGDGRHLILQVDDDLQGWTCFASRFGGSGSKLGINPDKGTKRAFVFAELKEAYRASFWCLNRKTRHRSNAVTLKMTEKRVMLEPSAEPVMQGEGVALRCVVWGGAKVEQAMFYRNQAKIQLIKDDTYTITNATQHINGQYSCHATYRYSHISPQAALQEGDSDPQELKVIDGPFTTSVVLTSHNNLQCLCHQCYSSCTSYRWYHTPSDNSNIHTKLSEIGQNLNAMEDGLYRCRADCIKGFSRYSKAYNHQVKPASEGGGKTIIVLTVFLIIIGLLIMLVVLKCRKRGGSGIRAVGEGKDKQPGGDYEQINLKEQAVYHTLGDAMDQDKGEGGYEPLKKSQEEAVYHTVAQGQDQGGYEALKNVKAEVYNTLGPSEGQSQGQGEGKQKPANYEDVKVEENPYEDLKGEKQEKTKTTKEAE, from the exons TTTCTCATTTCCCAAATTTCCCAGAGGTGTATGTTGGAGATGATCTTTCTCTGAAATGTAATGGCAAAGGCGAGTCAATAAAATGGTACATCAATGATAAACTTCACTCACATAAAGATTCCTCAATGCTTTTGACTGCATTAACACCAGAAAATAATGGAAAGTATAGCTGTGAGCGGAGTGGACAGAATGATTCATACTTTTTAACAGTACTGG AATTGGAGCCCTATGCCCAGCTCTCTTTATCTACAGGAGGCGCAGTGATCGCTAAAGGTGATGGGAGACATCTGATACTTCAGGTGGATGATGATCTGCAAGGGTGGACGTGTTTTGCATCGAGGTTTGGGGGTTCTGGCTCCAAGCTAGGCATCAATCCCGACAAAGGAACGAAGAGAGCTTTTGTTTTCGCAGAATTAAAGGAGGCATATAGAGCGTCCTTCTGGTGCCTGAATCGGAAAACCAGACATCGAAGCAATGCAGTCACGCTGAAAATGACAG AGAAAAGGGTGATGTTGGAGCCTTCAGCCGAACCTGTGATGCAAGGGGAAGGTGTCGCTCTCAGGTGTGTAGTGTGGGGTGGAGCGAAAGTCGAACAGGCCATGTTCTACAGGAATCAAGCAAAAATCCAGTTAATCAAGGATGACACATACACCATCACCAATGCCACACAACACATTAATGGCCAGTACAGCTGTCACGCCACATACAGGTACAGCCACATCAGTCCACAAGCCGCACTGCAGGAAGGCGATTCTGACCCACAGGAGTTGAAAGTTATAG ATGGCCCTTTCACTACTTCAGTGGTCCTGACATCCCATAATAATCTGCAGTGTTTGTGCCATCAGTGTTATTCCAGCTGCACATCATACCGCTGGTATCACACACCATCTGATAACTCAAATATACACACAAAACTATCTGAAATCGGCCAGAACCTTAATGCAATGGAAGACGGATTGTACAGGTGTCGAGCCGACTGCATCAAAGGGTTTTCACGTTACAGCAAGGCTTACAACCAccaag TAAAACCAGCATCAGAGGGTGGAGGCAAGACCATCATTGTGCTAACGGTGTTCCTGATTATTATTGGGCTGTTAATCATGCTGGTCGTGCTGAAATGCAGAAAACGTGGAGGAAGTGGTATACGGGCAGTCGGAGAGGGTAAAGACAAGCAGCCTGGTGGAGATTATGAACAGATAAATCTTAAAGAACAGGCAGTTTACCACACCCTGGGTGATGCCATGGATCAGGACAAGGGTGAGGGGGGCTACGAGCCCCTAAAAAAGAGTCAGGAGGAGGCAGTGTACCACACAGTGGCACAGGGTCAAGATCAGGGTGGGTATGAGGCTCTTAAAAATGTCAAAGCCGAGGTGTACAACACACTGGGACCCAGTGAGGGTCAAAGTCAGGGTCAAGGTGAGGGTAAACAAAAACCAGCCAATTACGAGGATGTGAAAGTGGAGGAAAATCCATATGAAGATCTTAAAGGCGAGAAACAGGAGAAGACCAAAACGACTAAAGAGGCCGAGTAA
- the LOC127432147 gene encoding uncharacterized protein LOC127432147 isoform X2, whose product MEMRVSLVILSVLLAFIREDEGQKTRVSHFPNFPEVYVGDDLSLKCNGKELEPYAQLSLSTGGAVIAKGDGRHLILQVDDDLQGWTCFASRFGGSGSKLGINPDKGTKRAFVFAELKEAYRASFWCLNRKTRHRSNAVTLKMTEKRVMLEPSAEPVMQGEGVALRCVVWGGAKVEQAMFYRNQAKIQLIKDDTYTITNATQHINGQYSCHATYRYSHISPQAALQEGDSDPQELKVIDGPFTTSVVLTSHNNLQCLCHQCYSSCTSYRWYHTPSDNSNIHTKLSEIGQNLNAMEDGLYRCRADCIKGFSRYSKAYNHQVKPASEGGGKTIIVLTVFLIIIGLLIMLVVLKCRKRGGSGIRAVGEGKDKQPGGDYEQINLKEQAVYHTLGDAMDQDKGEGGYEPLKKSQEEAVYHTVAQGQDQGGYEALKNVKAEVYNTLGPSEGQSQGQGEGKQKPANYEDVKVEENPYEDLKGEKQEKTKTTKEAE is encoded by the exons TTTCTCATTTCCCAAATTTCCCAGAGGTGTATGTTGGAGATGATCTTTCTCTGAAATGTAATGGCAAAG AATTGGAGCCCTATGCCCAGCTCTCTTTATCTACAGGAGGCGCAGTGATCGCTAAAGGTGATGGGAGACATCTGATACTTCAGGTGGATGATGATCTGCAAGGGTGGACGTGTTTTGCATCGAGGTTTGGGGGTTCTGGCTCCAAGCTAGGCATCAATCCCGACAAAGGAACGAAGAGAGCTTTTGTTTTCGCAGAATTAAAGGAGGCATATAGAGCGTCCTTCTGGTGCCTGAATCGGAAAACCAGACATCGAAGCAATGCAGTCACGCTGAAAATGACAG AGAAAAGGGTGATGTTGGAGCCTTCAGCCGAACCTGTGATGCAAGGGGAAGGTGTCGCTCTCAGGTGTGTAGTGTGGGGTGGAGCGAAAGTCGAACAGGCCATGTTCTACAGGAATCAAGCAAAAATCCAGTTAATCAAGGATGACACATACACCATCACCAATGCCACACAACACATTAATGGCCAGTACAGCTGTCACGCCACATACAGGTACAGCCACATCAGTCCACAAGCCGCACTGCAGGAAGGCGATTCTGACCCACAGGAGTTGAAAGTTATAG ATGGCCCTTTCACTACTTCAGTGGTCCTGACATCCCATAATAATCTGCAGTGTTTGTGCCATCAGTGTTATTCCAGCTGCACATCATACCGCTGGTATCACACACCATCTGATAACTCAAATATACACACAAAACTATCTGAAATCGGCCAGAACCTTAATGCAATGGAAGACGGATTGTACAGGTGTCGAGCCGACTGCATCAAAGGGTTTTCACGTTACAGCAAGGCTTACAACCAccaag TAAAACCAGCATCAGAGGGTGGAGGCAAGACCATCATTGTGCTAACGGTGTTCCTGATTATTATTGGGCTGTTAATCATGCTGGTCGTGCTGAAATGCAGAAAACGTGGAGGAAGTGGTATACGGGCAGTCGGAGAGGGTAAAGACAAGCAGCCTGGTGGAGATTATGAACAGATAAATCTTAAAGAACAGGCAGTTTACCACACCCTGGGTGATGCCATGGATCAGGACAAGGGTGAGGGGGGCTACGAGCCCCTAAAAAAGAGTCAGGAGGAGGCAGTGTACCACACAGTGGCACAGGGTCAAGATCAGGGTGGGTATGAGGCTCTTAAAAATGTCAAAGCCGAGGTGTACAACACACTGGGACCCAGTGAGGGTCAAAGTCAGGGTCAAGGTGAGGGTAAACAAAAACCAGCCAATTACGAGGATGTGAAAGTGGAGGAAAATCCATATGAAGATCTTAAAGGCGAGAAACAGGAGAAGACCAAAACGACTAAAGAGGCCGAGTAA